The following proteins are co-located in the Echinicola sp. 20G genome:
- a CDS encoding prephenate dehydrogenase, with product MELRKIHIIGLGLLGGSFALGIKKAFPSVKISGTDRNPTHLDEAISLGIIDKKSDNPPQDTDIIIIATPVHTISALLQKTLDEIQPETLVMDFGSTKEEICKAISQHPKRQNYLAAHPIAGTEYSGPAAALPDLLLNKIMILCELEKTDLNLKAKAYEAFEALNMKIRFMEPHDHDNQLAFVSHLSHISSFMLGKTVLDKMENDKNIFNMAGSGFASTVRLAKSSPDMWTPIMQENKTNILEALNGYIKNLIDFRDNLVNDEYEELFDKMKNTNQIGNILDLKK from the coding sequence ATGGAGCTAAGAAAAATACACATTATTGGATTAGGACTTTTAGGTGGCTCATTTGCTTTAGGGATTAAAAAAGCCTTTCCATCCGTTAAAATCAGCGGAACAGACAGAAACCCTACACACCTGGATGAAGCGATTTCCTTGGGAATTATTGATAAAAAATCTGACAATCCCCCGCAGGACACGGACATAATCATCATCGCAACACCGGTACATACCATCAGTGCTCTCCTTCAAAAAACCCTGGATGAAATCCAACCTGAGACTTTAGTCATGGATTTTGGCTCAACCAAAGAGGAAATTTGCAAAGCGATTAGCCAACACCCCAAAAGACAAAACTACTTGGCTGCTCATCCAATTGCTGGAACGGAATACTCTGGACCTGCAGCCGCTCTTCCGGACTTGCTTCTCAACAAGATCATGATTTTGTGTGAGCTTGAAAAAACTGACCTTAACCTGAAAGCCAAAGCCTACGAAGCTTTTGAAGCGCTTAACATGAAAATCAGGTTTATGGAACCTCACGACCATGACAATCAACTGGCCTTTGTTTCACATCTTTCCCACATCAGCTCTTTTATGCTGGGCAAAACAGTTTTGGACAAGATGGAAAATGACAAAAACATTTTCAATATGGCTGGAAGTGGCTTCGCGTCCACTGTTCGATTGGCAAAAAGCTCCCCCGATATGTGGACACCGATCATGCAGGAGAACAAAACAAATATTCTAGAAGCCCTAAACGGCTACATAAAAAACCTGATCGATTTCCGTGATAATTTAGTCAATGATGAATACGAAGAGCTTTTCGATAAAATGAAAAACACCAATCAAATTGGAAACATACTGGATTTGAAAAAATAA
- a CDS encoding ABC transporter substrate-binding protein, with protein MYYRDQMDRKVWIEKIPKRIVSLVPSQTELLLDLGLEDRQVGVTKFCVHPSRIKKEKTIIGGTKQFRFDVIKELRPDLIIGNKEENYKEGIERLAKDYPVWMSDVFKLEDALEMIREVGLITGKEQEAYNIAKSLAEKFKQTFPQRGTAVYLIWQEPIMVAGKNTFINNMMRKAGFKNLIEEERYPSISLEEIILLDPDYVLLSSEPFPFKEKHMDFFKKAIPRARVKLVDGEMFSWYGTRLLQAPEYFKSI; from the coding sequence ATGTATTATAGGGATCAAATGGATAGGAAAGTTTGGATAGAGAAAATCCCAAAAAGGATTGTTTCATTGGTGCCATCTCAAACGGAGCTTTTATTGGATCTTGGGCTGGAAGATAGGCAGGTAGGAGTGACTAAGTTTTGTGTTCATCCTTCTCGCATAAAGAAAGAGAAAACGATAATAGGTGGTACTAAGCAGTTTCGTTTTGATGTAATTAAAGAACTTCGTCCAGATTTGATTATTGGGAATAAAGAAGAGAATTACAAAGAAGGAATTGAGAGATTGGCTAAAGATTATCCGGTTTGGATGAGTGATGTTTTCAAACTCGAGGATGCTTTAGAAATGATAAGAGAAGTCGGGCTGATAACAGGAAAAGAACAGGAAGCTTACAATATCGCCAAATCTTTAGCTGAAAAGTTTAAGCAGACTTTCCCTCAAAGAGGCACAGCGGTGTATTTGATTTGGCAAGAGCCTATTATGGTGGCAGGGAAGAATACGTTTATCAACAATATGATGAGGAAAGCGGGTTTTAAAAACCTAATTGAAGAAGAACGTTATCCTTCTATTTCATTGGAAGAGATCATTTTACTAGATCCTGATTATGTTTTACTAAGCTCCGAACCTTTTCCTTTTAAGGAAAAACACATGGACTTTTTTAAGAAAGCTATACCAAGGGCAAGAGTGAAACTGGTGGATGGAGAAATGTTTTCTTGGTACGGAACAAGGCTGTTACAGGCTCCAGAGTATTTCAAATCAATCTAA
- a CDS encoding type I restriction enzyme HsdR N-terminal domain-containing protein, giving the protein MTAADFPFLEAPLNLPTTDFKITTENGKLSIFDALRKKFLVLTPEEWVRQHLIYYLVEYKKYPKSLFALERGLKYNRLSKRFDILVLDREGLPFLLVECKAPEVKLDQKVVEQVCVYNKTINARFMAISNGVQHICLEYVESTNSYRQIQTFPQF; this is encoded by the coding sequence ATGACAGCAGCAGACTTTCCTTTTCTAGAGGCGCCACTTAACTTGCCAACTACAGATTTTAAGATTACGACTGAAAATGGGAAATTAAGTATTTTCGATGCTTTAAGAAAGAAGTTTTTGGTTTTGACTCCTGAAGAATGGGTTAGGCAGCATCTTATCTATTATTTGGTAGAGTACAAGAAATACCCCAAGAGTCTTTTTGCATTGGAAAGAGGGCTGAAGTACAATCGACTGAGCAAACGTTTTGATATTTTGGTGCTCGATAGGGAAGGTCTACCTTTTTTATTGGTGGAATGTAAAGCTCCTGAAGTGAAACTGGATCAGAAAGTGGTGGAACAAGTTTGTGTCTATAACAAAACCATCAATGCTCGGTTTATGGCGATTAGCAATGGAGTCCAGCATATATGTCTAGAGTATGTGGAAAGCACAAATTCTTATCGACAAATACAAACTTTTCCTCAGTTTTAA
- a CDS encoding amidohydrolase → MKSTQLKYLLSALLLSFFSCQEKETVDLIVHNGIVYTVDRSFSQTEAFAITDGKFIAIGSNDEILNSFNAPEIIDLKGKFVYPGLIDAHSHFYRYGLSLKVADLTGIDSFEKIIEAVKSHREQHPNQAWVLGRGWDQNLWEEKVFPNKKLLDEAFPNTPVLLTRIDGHAAVANQKALEMGGITSNTNVSGGKIVLEEGEVSGVLVDNAIDLVSSKIPPVSNNQAREALLEAQKNCFEVGLTTVVDAGLDKETIELMEAMQKEGSLKMRIYAMITPSESNLEYYFDKGPFQNESLTVRSFKVYGDGALGSRGASLLAPYHDAPEEIGFLLDTQENFLKLAEQFDEHGFQMNTHCIGDSANRVLLNIYAKVLKGENDKRWRIEHAQVVNPLDIEKFSTYNIIPSVQPTHATSDMYWAEDRLGPERIKHAYIFKDLMNQNDMVALGSDFPVESINPLLGFHAAIARKDANNWPEEGFQSENKLNREQALKGMTVWAAYANFEENLKGSIEKGKLADFVITERDIMTAPEENLRDIKISSTYLGGEKVY, encoded by the coding sequence ATGAAATCGACTCAACTAAAATATCTATTAAGCGCACTTCTTCTCTCCTTCTTCTCTTGCCAAGAAAAAGAAACCGTAGATCTAATCGTGCACAATGGAATCGTGTACACTGTAGACCGTAGTTTCTCCCAGACGGAAGCTTTTGCTATTACGGACGGTAAATTTATTGCCATTGGTTCCAATGATGAAATTTTAAACTCATTCAATGCACCAGAAATCATCGACCTAAAAGGCAAATTTGTTTATCCAGGGCTAATAGACGCTCACTCTCATTTTTACAGATATGGCCTTAGCCTGAAAGTAGCCGACCTCACTGGAATTGATTCTTTCGAAAAAATAATCGAGGCTGTTAAGTCCCACAGAGAGCAACACCCCAACCAAGCATGGGTTCTCGGTAGAGGATGGGACCAAAATCTGTGGGAGGAAAAAGTTTTCCCAAACAAAAAACTTCTGGATGAAGCTTTTCCAAACACCCCAGTTTTGCTTACAAGGATCGATGGTCATGCTGCTGTTGCCAACCAAAAAGCCTTAGAGATGGGAGGTATCACCAGCAACACCAATGTTAGTGGAGGAAAAATCGTTTTGGAAGAAGGTGAAGTCTCCGGTGTTTTGGTAGACAATGCAATAGATCTAGTATCTTCCAAAATCCCTCCAGTTAGCAATAATCAAGCAAGAGAAGCTCTTCTTGAAGCCCAGAAAAATTGCTTTGAAGTAGGATTAACGACCGTCGTAGACGCTGGACTGGACAAAGAAACCATTGAATTGATGGAAGCCATGCAAAAGGAAGGCAGTTTAAAAATGAGAATTTATGCCATGATCACCCCTTCCGAAAGCAATCTGGAATATTACTTTGATAAGGGTCCGTTCCAAAACGAGTCATTGACCGTCAGAAGCTTCAAGGTCTATGGTGACGGGGCTTTAGGTAGCAGAGGAGCAAGCCTACTCGCCCCTTACCATGATGCCCCAGAAGAAATTGGCTTTTTACTCGATACCCAAGAAAACTTCCTTAAACTTGCCGAGCAGTTCGACGAACACGGGTTCCAGATGAATACACATTGCATCGGTGATTCGGCTAATAGGGTTTTATTGAACATTTATGCGAAAGTACTCAAAGGAGAAAATGACAAAAGGTGGAGAATAGAGCACGCCCAAGTAGTCAATCCTTTAGATATCGAGAAATTTTCCACATACAATATCATTCCATCTGTACAACCGACCCACGCTACCTCAGACATGTACTGGGCCGAAGACAGGCTTGGCCCTGAAAGGATCAAACATGCTTATATTTTCAAAGATTTGATGAATCAGAATGATATGGTCGCATTGGGAAGTGACTTTCCAGTAGAGAGCATAAACCCTTTACTCGGATTTCATGCTGCTATAGCCAGAAAGGACGCCAATAATTGGCCCGAAGAAGGCTTCCAATCCGAGAATAAACTGAATAGGGAACAAGCTTTGAAAGGGATGACAGTTTGGGCTGCTTATGCTAATTTTGAAGAAAACTTAAAGGGAAGCATCGAAAAAGGTAAGCTGGCTGACTTCGTTATTACTGAAAGAGACATCATGACCGCTCCTGAAGAAAACCTGCGAGATATCAAAATAAGCTCCACTTATTTGGGAGGTGAGAAAGTTTACTAA
- a CDS encoding ComEA family DNA-binding protein — MKRSFFYFLKSYFGFSQREAKGFVLVVPFILFMAFLPVIWEAYQRQKLEADYKTYLALADSLLLADMEIQEEDSLVKKNSFTLVSAPSKEQKDTNRWRKAPTKKPVINKISFAEADSSVLQIVPGIGEKLAGRIVKFRESLGGLYYPEQIMEVYGLDEEVAKRVFDYFTFEPSISHKLDINIASAKELSAHPYIKYGEAKVLVAYREQHGKYQSLEDILSIKIFSEEWVNRLKPYLSF; from the coding sequence ATGAAAAGATCATTTTTTTACTTTTTGAAGAGTTACTTTGGTTTTAGCCAACGGGAAGCCAAGGGGTTTGTGTTAGTGGTTCCTTTCATCTTATTTATGGCTTTTTTGCCTGTCATTTGGGAAGCCTATCAACGTCAAAAATTGGAGGCTGACTATAAAACCTATTTAGCCTTGGCGGATAGTTTATTGTTGGCGGATATGGAAATACAGGAGGAAGACAGCTTGGTGAAGAAAAACTCCTTTACTTTAGTTTCTGCACCTTCCAAAGAGCAAAAAGATACCAATCGGTGGAGAAAGGCTCCGACAAAAAAGCCTGTAATAAACAAGATAAGCTTTGCTGAGGCAGATTCTTCGGTATTGCAAATTGTACCCGGGATTGGAGAGAAGCTTGCTGGCAGGATTGTTAAATTCAGGGAAAGTCTAGGAGGTCTATATTACCCAGAGCAGATAATGGAGGTTTATGGTCTTGATGAAGAAGTGGCTAAGCGGGTTTTTGATTATTTCACCTTTGAGCCTTCCATCTCACACAAATTGGATATAAATATAGCTAGCGCAAAAGAGCTTTCCGCCCATCCCTACATAAAATACGGGGAAGCCAAGGTTCTTGTGGCATACCGGGAGCAGCATGGGAAATACCAATCTCTAGAAGATATTTTGTCCATTAAAATATTTTCCGAGGAATGGGTCAATAGACTTAAGCCTTATTTAAGCTTTTAG
- the hemA gene encoding glutamyl-tRNA reductase yields MQHKFKAISLSYKNAPVEIREIIALDDKAIHSLLVKLKEFFNVKDTLILSTCNRTEVYYAHELDLSVEIIKLIGTEKGLHNVVSYLEYFDIIQDDKEAIQHLFKVSMGLEAQVVGDMQISNQVKRAYQAASDMEMAGPFLHRLMHTIFFTNKRVVQETAFRDGAASVSYAAVELIEELTSNTINPRILLVGLGEIGEDVAKNMVYIPNAEVTLTNRTHEKAVRMGAELGHNVIPFEEVYDAMDKADVVVSSIAASDPFITKELTKKFNIQSYKLFVDLSVPRSIETTVEDVPGVLLYNVDNIQSKATEALERRLASVPQVEGIIEESIEEFYDWKKEMMVSPTINKLKNALEQIRKEELERYLKNASEQEYAVIDKITKSMMQKIIKVPVVQLRAACKKDQAEGMIDIISDLFDLEKENTKHA; encoded by the coding sequence ATGCAGCATAAGTTTAAAGCCATTAGTCTTTCCTATAAAAATGCCCCTGTAGAAATCAGGGAAATTATAGCGCTGGACGACAAGGCTATTCACTCACTTCTTGTAAAATTAAAGGAATTCTTCAATGTTAAGGATACTTTAATTTTATCAACCTGCAACAGGACAGAAGTGTACTATGCGCATGAGCTTGACTTAAGTGTTGAGATCATCAAGCTTATCGGAACTGAAAAGGGGCTTCATAATGTCGTTTCTTATCTTGAGTATTTTGATATTATCCAGGATGACAAAGAAGCTATCCAACACCTTTTCAAAGTCTCTATGGGCTTGGAAGCCCAGGTAGTTGGTGACATGCAAATCTCTAATCAAGTCAAAAGAGCCTATCAGGCAGCCTCTGACATGGAAATGGCCGGACCTTTCCTTCACAGGCTGATGCATACCATCTTTTTCACCAACAAAAGAGTCGTTCAGGAAACGGCTTTCAGGGATGGAGCAGCCTCTGTTTCCTATGCGGCTGTAGAACTAATTGAAGAACTTACTTCCAATACTATCAATCCACGAATTCTTTTGGTAGGATTGGGCGAAATTGGAGAAGATGTGGCCAAGAACATGGTTTACATCCCAAATGCCGAAGTAACCCTAACCAATAGAACCCATGAAAAAGCGGTTCGTATGGGCGCTGAACTTGGCCATAATGTCATTCCATTTGAAGAAGTTTATGATGCCATGGACAAAGCAGATGTAGTCGTATCTTCCATTGCAGCATCAGACCCTTTTATCACTAAAGAGCTGACCAAAAAGTTCAACATACAAAGCTATAAATTGTTTGTTGACTTATCTGTACCAAGAAGCATAGAAACTACCGTGGAAGATGTTCCCGGAGTTCTTCTCTATAACGTGGACAACATCCAAAGCAAAGCCACCGAAGCTTTGGAAAGAAGGCTTGCATCAGTGCCACAAGTAGAAGGAATCATTGAAGAAAGCATTGAGGAATTTTACGATTGGAAAAAAGAAATGATGGTATCCCCTACCATCAACAAACTGAAGAATGCCTTGGAGCAAATCAGAAAAGAGGAGCTGGAGCGCTATTTAAAAAATGCCAGTGAACAGGAATACGCTGTAATAGATAAGATCACCAAGAGCATGATGCAGAAGATCATCAAAGTTCCGGTAGTACAACTCCGAGCTGCCTGCAAAAAAGACCAAGCTGAAGGAATGATCGATATCATATCGGACCTTTTTGATCTGGAAAAGGAAAACACCAAGCACGCATAA